The following is a genomic window from Flavobacterium sp..
ATCAAAGAAATTATTAAAATTTTTGAAATTTCTTTAATCTGTGTTCCAAAAAATTCTGTTTATATTAAAAATCAAATTCTTTACCGTCATCGGCTAAAAGTACGTTTTCAAAAATAGTTTGTGCTTCTGTTTTGAAAGGCTCGATGGAACCATACCTTGTAGAATAATGTCCCAAAATTAGTTGCTTTACATTCGCTAACTTCGCAATTTGAGCGGCTTCTTTTGCGGTAGTGTGTTTGGTTTTTTCAGTGTAATGTGCTTCGGAATCTAAGAACGTGGATTCATGATACAACACATCTACATCCTTAATGATTGAAATAATCGATTCATCATACACTGTATCACTACAAAAAGCATAGCTTTTAGTTGCATCAGGAGGCAATGAAAGTAATTTATTATCAATCACTTCCCCTGAATCTAAGGTTACATTTCCACCCGATTTTATTTTATCAAAATATACCTTTTCAATTTTATATTTCTCAACGGCTTCAATATTCAAATGGCGTTTTCCTAGCTTTTCTTGAAACAAAAATCCGTTGGTATACACCCTATGATTTAACGGAATAGTTTTTACAATTACGGTTTCATCTTCAAAAATTACTTCACTTTCTTTTGATTCTAGTTCGTGAAAATATAAATTATAACCCGTAAATGAACCCGAAGCACGCAATTGCAATAAAATAATTTCTTTGATTCCTTTTGGACCATAAACGTGCAAATCATTTTCGCGATTTAGCAACATAAACGTCGAAATTAAACCGATTAATCCATAAAAATGATCGCCGTGCAAATGCGAAATAAAAATATGATTAATACGAGAAAACTTGATTTTATGCTTGCGTAATTGCACTTGCGTTCCTTCACCACAATCGATTAGAAATAAATGGTTTTTTATGTCTAAAACTTGTGATGTTGGGTTGGTTATAGTTCTTGGAGTAGCTGCGTAACAGCCAAGTATTTGTAGTTTCAAGGTTAAAAAGTTTCAAGTTTCAGGTTTCAAGTTTTTCTTCCAACTTCCATCACCCAGCATCCATCATTAAAATCCTAAATCGCGTTCAATTTCGTCCATTTCAATCATGTCGTGTGCTTCTAAAACGGAAGGAACTACGTTTAAATAATTGGGAACTTTATCAAAATCAACAACATCAGAAACTATAATCATTGATTTTTTTGCTTTTTTATGGGTTTTAGCTAATTCTTTAAAATGAACTAAATCAGCATTAGCAAGTGTTTTATTGTGTGATACATCCAAAATTAAATTCTGACCTTGAAACACATGATATTCATTGGTAATTTTACCCACAAAAGCTTCCACATTATTTTGTGTGTCTTTGATGATGGTGGTATGCCCTTTTTGATCTACTCTCATTTTGGTGGTATTACTGATTATTGCTAATATAACAAATTAATTCTTAATCTTACTTGCCAATAAATAAATAACTGCCATACGAACCGCTACACCATTTTCCACCTGATTCAAAATCACCGATTGCTGTGAATCTGCTACATCGGAAGTAATTTCAACTCCTCTATTGATTGGTCCTGGGTGCATGATTACGATTTCTTTATTTAGTGAATCTAATAATTCTTTGGTTACACCGTATTGTTGGGTGTATTCTCTTGTGGTTGGGAAATAACTCACATCTAAACGTTCGTTCTGAACGCGTAACATATTGGCTACATCTGCCCATTCTAAAGCTTTTCTTAGATTTGGCTCAACAGTTACTCCTAATGATTCGATGTATTTAGGAATCAACGTTTTTGGTCCGCAAACTTTAACTTCTGCACCTTGCATTTGTAATGCGAAAATATTTGACAAAGCTACTCTTGAGTGTAAAATATCGCCTACAATTACGATTTTCTTTCCGCCTACATCACCTAATTTTTCTCTAATCGTAAAACTATCTAACAAAGCTTGTGTTGGGTGTTCGTGTGCTCCATCTCCAGCATTTACAACACTTGCATTAATATTTTGTGATAAAAAATGAGCCGCTCCAGGACTACTGTGACGCATTACCACCATATCCACTTTCATTGATAAAATGTTGTTTACCGTATCAATTAATGTTTCTCCTTTTTTAACCGAAGACTGTGCAGCCGAAAAACTAATAACATCGGCTGAAAGTCGTTTTTGTGCTAACTCGAATGATAATTTGGTTCTGGTACTATTTTCGAAGAAAATGTTTGCAATCGTAACATCACGTAATGAGGGTACTTTTTTGATGGGACGATTAATTACTTCTTTGAAATGGTCAGCCGTTTCGAAAATTAAATCAATGTCTTGTTTGGTAATATATTTTATTCCGATTAAATGATTTACTGATAATTCTTTCATTTATATATAGTTGTGTTTGTTATTGCTAGGTGTTAGTTGATTAATGATGGATGAAAAACTTATTTTGTAATTAAGTAAACTGCATCTTCTCCATCGTTTTCAAGCCATTTTACTAATACCTTTTCATTATTTATGGCATCTACTTGTCTTCCTCTATAATCCGGTTGAATGGGCAAATGACGACTAAATCTTCTGTCTATTAAAGTCAATAATTCTACTTCTGATGGTCTTCCGAAAGATTGAATAGCGGTTAAAGCAGCATTGATACTTCTCCCGGTATATAAAACATCGTCAATAAAAACCACTTTTTTATCTTCTACTAAAAAATCGATTTGGGTTTTGTTGGCTTCTAAAGGTTTTTCGCCTCTTCTGAAATCATCACGAAAGAACGTAATGTCTAAAAATCCCAATTGAATATTAGAAACTTGGTATTCTGATTCTAAAATTTGTTTGATTCTTTCGGCTAAAAATTTGCCTCGAGGTTGTAAACCGATTAAGATAGTATTTGAGAAATCTAAATGATTTTCAATTAGTTGACAAGCTAATCGATGCAAAATAATGTGTACTTCTTTTGAAGTGAGCAAAACTTTTTGACTCATGATGTGTTGTTTGTACAAATTTAGAATTTAAATTTCTAATAGCAATCGTATTATAAAAAAAATCCCGTTACTAAAACTAGCAACGGGAATGATATTAAGAATACATTTTCTGTCTTAATTCTTTGATTTTGTCATCTTCTAAATATTCATCAAATGTCATGTATCTGTCGATGGCGCCATTTGGTGTTAATTCTAAGATTCTGTTTCCTACGGTTTGCGCAAATTCGTGGTCATGTGTAGTAAACAATACTGAACCTTTGAAATTATTTAAGGAATTATTAAAAGCTGTAATCGATTCTAAGTCCAAGTGATTTGTTGGTTCATCTAACATTAAAACATTTGCTCTAATCATCATCATACGCGACAACATACAACGCACTTTTTCTCCACCCGATAAAACGTTACATTTTTTCAAGGCTTCTTCTCCTGAGAAAATCATTTTTCCTAAGAATCCACGAACATAAACTTCATCACGTTCTTCTTCGGTTTTTACCCATTGACGTAACCAATCTACCAAGTTTAAATCTACACCATCAAAATATTCATGATTATCAACTGGTAAATAGGATTGTGTTGTAGTGATTCCCCAATCAAATGTTCCAGAATCTGGAGTCATTTTATTGTTTAAAATTTCATAAAAAGCAGTAGTTGCTCTCGAATCTTTAGAGAAAACTACAATTTTATCACCTTTAGCCATGTTTAAATCTACATTTTTAAACAAAGTTTCTCCATCAACTGAAGCTGCTAAATCTTGTACATTTAATATTTGGTCTCCCGCTTCTCTTTCTACATCAAAAATAATGGCTGGATATCTTCTACTTGAAGGTTTAATCTCGTCTAAATTTAATTTTTCGATCATTTTTTTACGAGAAGTAGCTTGTTTCGATTTTGCCACATTCGCACTAAAACGACGGATAAATTCTTCTAATTCAGCTTTTTTCTCTTCAGCTTTCTTATTCTGTTGTGCTTTTTGACGTGCCGCTAATTGCGAAGATTCGTACCAAAACGTATAATTTCCAGAATAATGTGTGATTTTTCCGAAATCAATATCTGAAACGTGCGTACAAACCGCATCTAAAAAGTGACGGTCATGCGAAACCACTAAAACCGTATTTTCATAATTCGCTAAGAAATTCTCTAACCAACCAATGGTTTCAAAATCCAAGTCATTGGTAGGCTCATCCATAATCAATACGTCTGGATTTCCAAATAAAGCTTGTGCTAATAAGACACGAACTTTCAATTTTCCATCCAAATCAGCCATTAAAGTATAATGATATTCTGCACCAATTTCTAAGTTAGATAGCATTGTTGCAGCATCGCTTTCTGCATTCCAACCATTCATTTCGTCAAACTGCAATTGCAATTCGCCAATTCTGTTGGCATTTTCATCGGTATAATCAGCATATAAAGCATCCATTTCTGTTTTGATTGCATGCAATACTTTATTTCCCATTAAAACTGTTTCTAAAACAGTGTGTTCGTCAAATAAGTTGTGATTTTGGTTTAAAACCGACATACGTTTTCCTGGTTCAAGAATAACTCTACCAGACGTTGGTTCCATTTCACCTGCAATGATTTTCATAAAGGTAGATTTCCCTGCACCATTGGCTCCAATGATTCCGTAGCAGTTACCTTGTGTGAACGTTGTATTTACTTCATCGAATAAAATTCGTTTCCCAAATTGAACCGATAAATTTGAAACTGTTAACATTTTTGTATTTTTTTATAAAACTGTTGCAAAAGTACTAAAAATAGTAGATTTTTGAACACTTTAATTTAGAATTAAAAATAGATTTATTTTAACTGTACCTTAACAACAAGATTTGGATATAACTAATACATTTGTTCAGAAATCAATAATCAATTGAATGATTAAGAATTACATTAAATATTTTTTACCTCTATCTATAGTACTCTTTACTTCTTTAACTTCTTGCAAAAAGGTTTTTAAAGAGGATAATTTTGTTGCCTACTTTGGAGGAGAAGTATTAAACCCTCAAGAAAAATACGTTTTGTTTTTAAAAGATGATGAAGTCATTGATACCATTTATCTTGACAAAAACAATCGCTTCATGCATAAATTTGATTCATTAACGCCAGGCTTATATACTTTTAAACACAATCCAGAATATCAATATGTTTATTTTGATAAGAATGACAGTTTAATGGTTAGAATCAACACTCTTGAATTTGACAATTCTATTGTTTTTTGTGGTCGTGGAGATGAAAAGAATAACTTTTTAATGGAATTGTTTTTAAAAAACGAAGCCGATCGATCTATGATGTATGATAATTTCGATAAAGATGTAAAAAGTTTTATAAAAAATATTGATTCTAGTTACGCTATTCGTAAATCATTTTATCTAAAACGCAAAGCAGAAATTGGATGGGATGAAAATTTTGATTTGGTAGCAAAAGCTTCATTAGATTTTCATCACATTACAAAAAAAGAAATTTATCCCTACGCTCACCAATTTAGAACAGGTGAGAACATAAGAACAAAATTACCTTCTAACTATTATGAGCACAGAGAAAATGTTGATTTTGAAAACGCACTATTAACAAATTATTCTCCTTTTGTAAAATATGTAAGTGTTATGTTGAATAACGTTTCCTTACAAAAAGATCATTTAGATTTAGATGAAAATTCATTAGAAAACAATATTGAGAAATTAAACATCACTGATACTTTAATTAAAAATCAAAAAGTAAAAAATGTAGTATTGAACAATGTTGCCATGATGTACTTGTTAGAAGATCAAAACATGTACAACAATCAAAAATTTATTGAACGCTACTTACAATTAACAACCGATTCAAAAAACAAAAAAGAAATTAGTGAAATATATAATTCTGTACAGAATTTAAAAGTTGGGAATCGATTACCAACTATTGAATTAGTAAATACTGAAAATAAACCCGTAGATATTAATACTATTATTACTAAACCAACTATTTTACTTTTTTGGACGAGTCATGCTGAATCACATTTTATAGCCTCACACAAGAAAATTAGTGATTTAAAAGTAAAATATCCTGAATATGATTTTGTGGCTGTGAATGTAAATGATAACGCAATGAATTGGCAAAATTCGTTGAAAAAATACAATTTTGAAGGCATTAAAGAATTACACGCTGTTGACTTTGAAACCATCAGAAAACAGTGGGTAATTACTAAAATTCATAGAATTATCATCTTAAATTCAGACGGAACCATTAAGAATGGTTTTGCCAATTTGTTTGATGTTAATTTTGAACAGAATTTGAAATAAGAAAATACCAAACATAAAAAAAAGCGTTCTGAAATTTCAGAACGCTTTTTTTTTATCTAGTTTAGGAAAATTATTTATTTCCTTTTTCGTAATCTGCAATAAACTGAGCAATTCCAATATCAGTTAAAGGATGTTTTAATAATCCAGTAATTGATGATAAAGGACCTGTCATAACATCAGCACCAATTTTAGCACAGTTAATTACGTGCATTGTGTGTCGAACAGAAGCTGCTAAAATTTGCGTTTCAAAGCCGTAGTTATCATAAATTTGACGAATTTCATCAATTAAGTTTAAACCATCTGTAGAAACATCATCTAATCTACCTAAGAAAGGTGAACAATAGGTTGCTCCCGCTTTTGCAGCTAATAAAGCTTGACCAGCAGAGAAAATTAAGGTTACATTGGTTTTAATTCCTTTATCAGAGAAATATTTACATGCCTTTACACCTTCTTTAGTCATAGGTAATTTCACTACAATTTGTTCGTGTAAGTCAGCTAACTCCTCACCTTCTCTAATCATACCTTCTAAGTCCATTGCATTTACTTCTGCACTTACATCTCCGTCAACAATGTTACAAATATCAACGTAATGTTTTAGAATATTATCTTTTCCTGTAATGCCTTCTTTAGCCATTAACGATGGGTTTGTAGTAACGCCATCTAAAATTCCTAATTCTTGTGCTTCTTTAATTTGCTCTAAATTAGCTGTGTCAATAAAAAATTTCATCCTTTTTAAATTTTAAAGTATTGTGTGTTGTTTTGAAATGCAAAAGTAAGAAATCAAAATCAGAAAAAAATAATAAAATAAAAAAACCGCCTCATAAAATAAGGCGGCTAACCAAAAACTAAAAAATAGAACTAAGCCTTTTCGTTTGAAGTTGATTTTACAGCTAAATTGTATATAACCAATCCAAATCCAATTTTGTTAATTGCATCAGCAATGTTATAAGCTACATCTACACTTCCTTTTCCTAAGAAATCTGTGTACCAACCATCAGTTCCTAACATGTAACCTAATGGATAAATTGCCCAACCTACTAATACGAACCAACATAAAATTTTGTGAGAAGCTAAAACATTTCCACCCGCTGCGGCAGCAAGTTTAGAAGCTTCACCAAACCAAATTTCGTAAACAATTGCAAAATAAGCTAAACCAGAGATGAACCCCCATAAAGCAGCTTGATCACTAAAAATTGTTTCTCCAAAATATCCAGTTACCAACATAACTATTGAAAAGAAAATCATTTTCCACAATAAATTTTGTTTAGCACCAGCTACTTTTAGAATCAAATAAAACTCTAAACACATCAAAGGCACAGTTAATACCCAATCAACATATCTAAAGAACGTTGGTGATTCTTGGAATGCATTCCAATAATCACGCATGTAAAAATAATGTACCGCAGCAATAAAAGTAATCAATCCTGAAACTAATACTGAAGTACGCCACTTTTTATCAAATTGGTTCAATGATAAAAAGAAAAATGCTGAAGCAGCCATCATAGCCATGCTTCCAATAAAAAAGGTAAATCCCACATAATCATTAGGTAACATTTTTGTTACACTAGATAAAAGAAACATTAAATTTGTCATAATAATATAGTTTAAATTAGTTTGTTTAAGTAAATTTATAAAAAATTAAACAGAATAAAAAAATTTTTGTTGATTATTTTTTAAAAATTATTAAACAAAATTAATTAAAATCGATTAGAAATGAGTAAAATATCAATCATAACAAGCTTTGCAGGGCTTTGGCTAACTTCTTATTTATCAGATAGAAACCAATTAATTTTTGGCTTTATTTTGATTTTTACCTTCGGAATTTTACATGGTGCTAATGATTTGGTACTAATTAATCAAATTGAAAATCGTAAAAAAATAACTTTTTTCAAAATTATTGCTTCTTACATAGTAATCGTTATAGTTTCAGCTGTATTATTTACATTAATACCAGTTTTAGCCTTGCTTTTATTTGTGTTGGTTAGTGGTTATCATTTTGGTGAACAGCATTGGGAATCGTTAATTCAAAATGCTAGTAGATATAAAAAACCTTTTGAATTACTGTATGGTCTATTTATATTATCAATCTTATTATACATAAATGCGGAAGAAGTAACAAAAATAATTTTTGAGATTACAGGAATTCAATTAATAGCATTTGCCTATGAAACTTTTTTAATTACAACAGGAATGTTTTTAGTTTTACTTTCTTATTTGATGACTAAAAAACATCTTGATTTTAAAAAACATCTAATAGAACAATTATTCTATCTTGTTTTACTTTGTGTTATATTTAAAAGTTCTAGTTTGATTTGGGGTTTCACTATATACTTTATTTTTTGGCACAGTATCCCGTCGCTAAATGATCAAATTATATTTCTATACGGTAAATATAGTTTTCATAATTTTAAACAATACGTTAAAACCGCATTCTTATATTGGTTACTATCTCTTATTGGAATTACAATACTATATTTTGTAGCGAAAGATTTGGTGGTTTTTGATGCCTTATTCTTTTCTTTATTAGCCTCAATAACTTTTCCTCACGCAATTGTAATATTAAAAATGTTTAAAAAGTAGTTACAACTTATAATGATTCATCAACATTTTTTCATAAACCGTATCTGGTAAAATGCGTTTTAAAACTATAGAGAATTTTTGCATGAAAGCCCCAATTTTATAATGTATTTTTGGTTTATCTGTTTGGATGATAGCAAAAATAGCTTCTGCCATTTCGTTTGGATTACTTCCGCTATCCACGTGCGAATCCATTTTTTTTAAGGTGTTTCCGTAAGGAACTTCGTAAGCTGAACCTTTCAATACCGGCGCATGATATCGTCCTGCTGCAATGTTAGTAGCAAAATCGCCTGGAGCTACATTGGTAATTTGGATTCCGAATGACTTTACTTCCATTCGTATGGCTTCGGTTATTAATTCTAAAGCGCCTTTTGAAGCGGAATAAATGCCACGATAAGGCAATCCCATATAACCTGCAATTGAAGTAATATTAATGATTAAACCCGATTTTTGTTCACGCATTTGAGGTAAAACCGCTTTCATCACTTCTATTGGACCAAATAAATTCGTCTCGAAATTATTTCGGATTTCTTCCGTTGGAATTTCTTCAATAGGACCTGTAATTCCCACTCCAGCATTATTAATTACGATATCCAATCGACCAGATTTTTGAATTACTTCAGCAACACAATTTACAATACTTTGCTTATCGCGAACATCCAAAGCTACTAATGGAAATATCGAATTCGTGATTTTTTCAGGATTTCGGCTCGTGCCATACACCATAAAACCTTTTTGATGCAAATACTCTCCAATTGATTTTCCAATTCCTGATGAACCACCTGTAATTAATACTACTTTACTCATTTTAATGTGAATTATAGTGCGAAAATACGGCTTTATATTATTTCAAGGAAATTCCTAACCCAACTTTCTCCGAAAGCAGCACTTTACCTTTTTCAATGGTACTTCCGAAAGCGATGTCGTTTGCAATTAAATTCGCGCCATCTAAATCCACATAATCTACTAACGGAACTAAAACAGCTCCGGCTGAAATTCCTACAGTAGATTCGGTCATGCATCCTATCATGATTTTGAAATCATTTGCTCGTGCTTCTTTAATTAGTTCCAAAGCTGGAGTTAATCCTCCAGTTTTAACTAATTTAATGTTGATGGTTTTATAATGCGATTTTAAATCGGAAAGTTGGGTTTGTTCTTGACAATCTTCATCGGCCATCCAATTCGCAAATTTAGATGCATTCAAATGGGAATAATTTGAAATTCCAGTTTTCATGGGTTGTTCAATGTAAGTAAATTGAGCAGATGACGGATTTTCTTCCAATTGCTGACATTCGGAAATTGAAAAACTTCCGTTCGCATCTAAAGCGATTTCTTTTTCACAATTCAGTAATAAATCCAACGCTTTTTCATCGCAATGATTCCATTTTACTTTAAATTTATTCCAATCGGATTTTGCGATTTTTTGCAATTGTTCTTCGATGGGTGCGACACTTATTGTGATGGAAGATTCGGCTAATTGTTTTACTTCTATCAAATTTAATTCTAAGAAACTCTTATTTTCTAATTTTCCAAATAAATCCCAATACGCACAATCTAAAGCCGAACGTAAAAAAGAATGCAATTGTAAACTTTCCAAAAAAGCATAAAATTCGGAAGGATGATTTATGGATTGTTTTTCAATTTGGGTTTGAATTTCGGCTAATTTCTGAGTGAATTCTGACAAGTTAATTCCGTAATAATCAATTGCTGTACATTCGCCATAACCTGTCTTTCCGCTCTTAGAAAGCAAGATGATTAAGCCTTCTCTAAACGTATAACTTCCGTAACTAATTGAAAACGTTTCTTTTAGTTGTAAGCGAACTATTTGCCAATTGATTTGCATAGGAATTAGAATTGTTGACAATTTTTATTATTTCTTTTAAAATAAATTTTTACTTTATTAGTATCCTTTAGATAAAACATAATTATTTAATGAATAAGCAACATTTCTAATAATAATGACTTTTTATTAATAATGCATAACGTTTTGCTTATCAATAGCTTTCATGAAATCTAAAGTGTAATGTTTAATCAAAATTTCTCGTTCAAAAACTTTGTATACAATTCTTTAATAGTTGAATTTGAATTTGCTACTAATTTTTCAACAATGTTTCTGTATTCTGGTTTTTTAAGTAGTAAACGAACATTATCTCTAGCAAACTTGGTAAACTGCCATTTGTGATGATTCGTAGCTAAAAATAAAGCTTCGATTACTTTAGGATTTTCATAATTAACCACTAACAAAATTTCTAAAGCATTTTGACGAATTGAACTTTCGAAATCTACAGAAGCATATTTTAGTAATTCATCAATACTATTTTCTTGATCGAATCTTGAATTTTGACCTTTTAGTATTTTTAATTTCAACCAAGTTAATTTTAAACTTTTATCATTATTACCTTCAATACCTTTTGTTTGTTTCAAATATTTTTCAACCTCTTCTGGAAAACTTTCACATAAATTAATCAATGCAATTTCTTTCGTTTGATACGAATTGTCATTTAGTAACGTTTCATATTGCGTTTTAAAAACTTCTGGAATTATTGGTGTGGATTCGGCAACCGCTCTTCTTACCAAAATATCATTTGTGGCTAAAGCGGTTTCTAAAATGACTTTGCGCTCTTCAAAAGGAATATTTCGTGTTTGATATACGATGTATTGTTTAATCGGATAATAGGCATTTGATTTTAAAATTTCTGTTAGTTCTGATAACGATTTTTTACTTTTCTTTAAAGCAAAATACTCTTGAATGAATTTGTTTTTAGATAGATATTTTTGAGCTATTTCCATTTCAAATCCAGCCGTTTCTAACCAAACCTTTTTGAAATTCTCAACATCATAACCTGAAACTTCTTTCACGATTTTCAAAAAATCATCTGTATTGACGTTTTTATATTGGTATTTCTTTAAATATTTTTTAACTGCTTTTTGAAAATTCTTTGCTCCAATGTCTTCTCGAATCACATGCAACGCCCAAGCCCCTTTTTTGTAAAACGATAACGAACTCGCCTTTTCGTTCATTACTGGAATTGTATCAGTTTTGGAAGCACGTTTTAATTGTTCGGCATAATCGTTTAATTCTTCGTAGAAATAATCATCACCAAACAAATGACGTTCCGCCAATAAAGCATAATACGTTGCAAAACCTTCTTGCAACCAATGGTGTTTTCCAGATTGCGCCGTAATCAAATCACCAAACCATTGATGTGCTAACTCGTGCGCATTGACATTTATATAATTTCTGTCGTTAAAACCTATTTCATCTACTACAAAATCTTGTGCAAAAATCGTAGAAGTCGTATTCTCCATTCCAGCATACAAAAAATCACGAACTGGAACTTGTCGGTAAATGCCCCAAGGATACTTTACGCCTATTTCTTGTTCCAAATAATCGAACATTTCTAGAGAATAGCGATACGTTGGTTTAAATTTTGAAATATCTTTTTTATCCAAATAAAATTCTAAAAGTGTTCCTGATTTAGTGGTTGCAGTTTGCTTTTCGAAATTTCCAATGGCTAGCATGACTAAATAAGAAGACATGGGTTTTTGCATTTCATATTCCCACAATGTTTTTTTTTCGTTTGGAAATTTTTGATTTATTTTATTTATAAGTTTACCATTAGATAAAACATGATGTTTTTGATCAAAATAAACACCTAATTTAAATATCACTTTCTCATTCACATCGTCAAAACTTGGCAACCAATGACTCGTGTACTTTCCTTGGCCTTGTGTCCAAATTTGAAGATTTTCTCTTTCTCCCGTAAAATAAAGAGTTTGCTTGGGTTTTGCCTCATATTTAATTGTAATTCCGTTTAACCCTTTTTTAAGTCCATCATATAAAATTATTTGGTCATTTGTGATCTTGTACTTAAATTTAGTATTATCATTTATATAAATCGCTGAAAATATCATGTTTTTTGCATCTATTTTTACAGAATCAATATTATTCTTGATTTCGAATAAATAATGAACCGTTCCTGATATTGATTTAGTTTTAGCATCGGGAAACAATAAGGCTTCGCAACTGATAAAATCAACCGATTTTGTTTGCTGAGAGAAAGTAAGAATGGATAAAAAAAGAAAAATATAGCGCATAAATAAAAATCAATTACATACAAATATATTAATTGATTTTGTTAGAAATATAATTTACTAAAAATTTATTATTGTATAGTTTTAGTAAAGGTCAAGAATTTACCTTATCAAAAAAAAATAATTATTTTTGAAAAAAATATAATGCGCACCAATATTTCATTATTACTTTTATTTTCTCAAGTAAGTTTATTTTCACAAACACAAGTTTCACAAGACAACTTTGAGGGAAATAGCACTATAGCATCTTGGTTTGGAGACAATTGCTTGATTGATACTAATTTTAATAACCCACATCCCTCTGGTATAAATTCTTCTGTAAAAGTTTTAAAGTACACTGACGTTGGCGGTCAATATGCCAATATTGGTTTTGATGCGGGATTTAGTTTTAATTTAGCTACAAGTAG
Proteins encoded in this region:
- a CDS encoding SDR family oxidoreductase, which translates into the protein MSKVVLITGGSSGIGKSIGEYLHQKGFMVYGTSRNPEKITNSIFPLVALDVRDKQSIVNCVAEVIQKSGRLDIVINNAGVGITGPIEEIPTEEIRNNFETNLFGPIEVMKAVLPQMREQKSGLIINITSIAGYMGLPYRGIYSASKGALELITEAIRMEVKSFGIQITNVAPGDFATNIAAGRYHAPVLKGSAYEVPYGNTLKKMDSHVDSGSNPNEMAEAIFAIIQTDKPKIHYKIGAFMQKFSIVLKRILPDTVYEKMLMNHYKL
- a CDS encoding Brp/Blh family beta-carotene 15,15'-dioxygenase; its protein translation is MSKISIITSFAGLWLTSYLSDRNQLIFGFILIFTFGILHGANDLVLINQIENRKKITFFKIIASYIVIVIVSAVLFTLIPVLALLLFVLVSGYHFGEQHWESLIQNASRYKKPFELLYGLFILSILLYINAEEVTKIIFEITGIQLIAFAYETFLITTGMFLVLLSYLMTKKHLDFKKHLIEQLFYLVLLCVIFKSSSLIWGFTIYFIFWHSIPSLNDQIIFLYGKYSFHNFKQYVKTAFLYWLLSLIGITILYFVAKDLVVFDALFFSLLASITFPHAIVILKMFKK
- a CDS encoding M1 family metallopeptidase produces the protein MRYIFLFLSILTFSQQTKSVDFISCEALLFPDAKTKSISGTVHYLFEIKNNIDSVKIDAKNMIFSAIYINDNTKFKYKITNDQIILYDGLKKGLNGITIKYEAKPKQTLYFTGERENLQIWTQGQGKYTSHWLPSFDDVNEKVIFKLGVYFDQKHHVLSNGKLINKINQKFPNEKKTLWEYEMQKPMSSYLVMLAIGNFEKQTATTKSGTLLEFYLDKKDISKFKPTYRYSLEMFDYLEQEIGVKYPWGIYRQVPVRDFLYAGMENTTSTIFAQDFVVDEIGFNDRNYINVNAHELAHQWFGDLITAQSGKHHWLQEGFATYYALLAERHLFGDDYFYEELNDYAEQLKRASKTDTIPVMNEKASSLSFYKKGAWALHVIREDIGAKNFQKAVKKYLKKYQYKNVNTDDFLKIVKEVSGYDVENFKKVWLETAGFEMEIAQKYLSKNKFIQEYFALKKSKKSLSELTEILKSNAYYPIKQYIVYQTRNIPFEERKVILETALATNDILVRRAVAESTPIIPEVFKTQYETLLNDNSYQTKEIALINLCESFPEEVEKYLKQTKGIEGNNDKSLKLTWLKLKILKGQNSRFDQENSIDELLKYASVDFESSIRQNALEILLVVNYENPKVIEALFLATNHHKWQFTKFARDNVRLLLKKPEYRNIVEKLVANSNSTIKELYTKFLNEKF
- a CDS encoding enolase C-terminal domain-like protein; this encodes MSTILIPMQINWQIVRLQLKETFSISYGSYTFREGLIILLSKSGKTGYGECTAIDYYGINLSEFTQKLAEIQTQIEKQSINHPSEFYAFLESLQLHSFLRSALDCAYWDLFGKLENKSFLELNLIEVKQLAESSITISVAPIEEQLQKIAKSDWNKFKVKWNHCDEKALDLLLNCEKEIALDANGSFSISECQQLEENPSSAQFTYIEQPMKTGISNYSHLNASKFANWMADEDCQEQTQLSDLKSHYKTINIKLVKTGGLTPALELIKEARANDFKIMIGCMTESTVGISAGAVLVPLVDYVDLDGANLIANDIAFGSTIEKGKVLLSEKVGLGISLK
- a CDS encoding bacteriorhodopsin-like — protein: MTNLMFLLSSVTKMLPNDYVGFTFFIGSMAMMAASAFFFLSLNQFDKKWRTSVLVSGLITFIAAVHYFYMRDYWNAFQESPTFFRYVDWVLTVPLMCLEFYLILKVAGAKQNLLWKMIFFSIVMLVTGYFGETIFSDQAALWGFISGLAYFAIVYEIWFGEASKLAAAAGGNVLASHKILCWFVLVGWAIYPLGYMLGTDGWYTDFLGKGSVDVAYNIADAINKIGFGLVIYNLAVKSTSNEKA